One stretch of Fretibacterium sp. OH1220_COT-178 DNA includes these proteins:
- a CDS encoding response regulator transcription factor has translation MYKILVADDEVIERNYLTQFIDGTDDYGVVASAGDGQSAVELALLHRPDLAILDIRMPLLDGLQAAERIKHRLPRTVVVLNSAYAEFEFAQKAIRYGVDAYLVKPSSDDEILSVLTACLPPAKTRGPDESRSPSLMESFPGKALEDFRRSMQVKDLLLFERSLEAISDFLTKSQPLETYRIHVVNIVFTMERICFEDPLFRDVPGNATQDLLVRSIASASDILKIQNLARSYIAELQSSASILLQDSVPPTQRIAAYLDEHFREKITPGSLGKIVFLSADHIQRIFRRETGQSIAQYLRTKRLAEAKRLLSQSNMTIQDIAESCGFGSLSSFYKAFRKALLCTPVQYRGQNPR, from the coding sequence ATGTACAAAATCCTGGTCGCCGATGACGAGGTCATCGAAAGGAACTATCTCACTCAGTTCATCGACGGAACCGACGATTACGGCGTCGTGGCGAGCGCGGGGGACGGACAATCCGCGGTGGAACTGGCCCTGCTGCACCGGCCGGACCTGGCCATCCTGGACATACGCATGCCCCTCCTCGACGGACTTCAAGCCGCCGAAAGGATCAAGCACCGGCTGCCCCGCACCGTAGTCGTCCTCAATTCCGCGTACGCCGAGTTCGAGTTCGCTCAAAAGGCCATCCGCTATGGGGTGGACGCCTATCTGGTCAAGCCCTCGTCGGACGACGAGATTCTCTCCGTCCTGACGGCCTGTCTTCCTCCCGCGAAAACCCGGGGACCGGACGAATCCCGCTCGCCCTCGCTGATGGAATCCTTCCCCGGCAAAGCTCTTGAGGATTTTCGCAGGAGCATGCAGGTGAAGGACCTCCTCCTTTTCGAGCGGTCCCTCGAGGCCATCTCGGATTTTCTGACGAAGAGCCAGCCGCTCGAGACCTACCGAATCCACGTCGTCAACATCGTCTTCACCATGGAAAGGATCTGCTTCGAGGATCCTCTTTTCCGCGACGTCCCGGGGAACGCAACGCAGGACCTGCTGGTCCGGAGCATCGCCTCCGCCTCGGACATCCTGAAAATCCAAAACCTCGCGCGCTCCTACATAGCGGAGCTGCAGTCCTCGGCCTCCATCCTCCTTCAGGACTCCGTGCCTCCGACACAGCGTATCGCCGCCTACCTGGACGAGCACTTTCGGGAAAAGATCACGCCGGGCAGCCTGGGAAAGATCGTATTCCTGAGCGCCGACCACATCCAACGCATTTTCCGCAGGGAGACCGGGCAGTCCATCGCGCAGTACCTGCGGACAAAAAGGCTGGCCGAGGCAAAACGTCTCCTCTCCCAAAGCAACATGACCATACAGGACATCGCCGAGTCCTGCGGGTTCGGCAGTCTCTCCTCCTTCTACAAGGCCTTCAGGAAAGCGCTACTCTGCACCCCCGTGCAGTACCGCGGCCAGAACCCCAGATGA
- a CDS encoding cysteine hydrolase family protein: MKVNDRYCSFYYELDEDYGEIVVDRGRTALLIVDMQYHFLTRPDTSGMSEREKAYYARWEYFYDRIDNEVIPNNARLLAAFRERGMLVAHARITGQLANGRDRSLDQKATGYNELLLLKGNPAGEIVAPLRPQENELVVMKTTDSALTGTSLRLMLHNCGIDTVVVTGVLTDQCVSGTVRSLADESFKVWLVEDACGASTREIQEHELSVLNNIYCHVVNTDELIAAL, encoded by the coding sequence ATGAAGGTCAATGATCGCTATTGCTCATTCTACTACGAACTGGACGAGGATTACGGAGAGATTGTCGTCGACAGGGGCAGGACGGCACTGCTCATCGTGGATATGCAGTACCACTTCCTCACCCGTCCCGATACGAGCGGCATGAGCGAGAGGGAAAAAGCGTATTATGCCCGATGGGAGTACTTTTACGATCGGATCGACAACGAGGTGATCCCCAACAACGCGCGGCTCCTCGCCGCCTTTCGGGAGAGGGGGATGCTTGTCGCCCATGCGCGCATCACCGGTCAGCTCGCGAACGGGAGGGACCGGTCCCTGGACCAGAAGGCCACGGGATACAACGAGCTGCTGCTTCTCAAGGGAAATCCCGCGGGGGAGATCGTGGCGCCCCTGCGCCCTCAGGAGAACGAGTTGGTGGTCATGAAGACCACGGACAGCGCGCTTACGGGGACGTCCCTGCGCCTGATGCTGCACAATTGCGGCATCGATACGGTGGTCGTGACCGGTGTGCTGACGGACCAGTGCGTGTCCGGGACCGTACGCAGCCTGGCCGACGAGAGCTTCAAGGTCTGGCTCGTCGAGGATGCCTGCGGGGCCTCGACCCGTGAGATTCAGGAGCATGAACTCTCGGTCCTGAACAACATCTACTGCCACGTGGTCAACACCGATGAACTGATCGCAGCCTTGTAG